GTCACAAATACCTGCCGCGTCATTCTTctgtttcagctgcagcaggTATTTATGAACGCGCAGCGTCAACTTCGCTTTTGCGCATGCTCAGTGGAGTCGTGGACGCAGCACAGTGTCCGGGTGTCGGTACCGGTACCGGTGACCTCTCCCCCATCCTCAACTCTCGGGTTTGTCCTTGTTGGGACCCATGAACTCCACCCCGTCGACCGGGATGTCTTTCTCCTTGATGGCCTTCTGTACACACCGCTGGTACTTCCGGAAGGTCTCGGTGCACGGGTCCTCGCTCCGGTCCCCCTTCAGGAACTTCTCGGCGAACCAGCGGTTAAAGCACTGGTCGTAGTCCCTCTTTAGGTCCGTACAGGACTCGCCCACGCTGTTCATGTCGCCTGAAAACAGAACACAGACGAACCGCGAAAGAAAACCCGACCAACGGTTGTTGTCAAACCGGCAGCGACGTCAGTAATAGCACGCTCTGTGCTGCGTCACTAACCTTGAGGCgctggctgtgattggctgcgtCGAACGTACGAGAGGCACGACTTGTCAGAGATCGTATATTGTGAGAAGACAAGCTACTCTGTAAAATCCCCGGTGGACCACAAACTATGGGGTCAACGTTCTGCACCGTCACGAAGACGTCCAACTTGCCCCTTGGGAAATCCTTAAAGGGAATCCTTAATGGAAAACATCACAGCCTCATTTGACTTTGATATTCTATACAGAACACATCAAAGGCTATGGGTTTAAGGaagtgattaaaaagaaaagttcctAATTAGGTATGTTGTGATACTCTCACTTAAATGGGGGTTAAGAAGACGGACTGGAGGGTAGCATCACCCCGCtcccgtaaaaaaaaaattagacgTAATTGttaaatatgcatttaaaaatactatttttgaaGAACAGGCGGAGTGAGACCCCTGTATCGTCTTGACGAATCGCCACCCAAATCCCGCGAGAGATTTGAGCAGCCTGCCGAAATCTCGCGGTTTTCCGAAAATACGTGAGAGGGACTGCATTCACCAAAGTAAGGTGATTCTTTTTACTTTAATGGACAAAATAACACGATATAACTCGTGATTTGAATTAGGTCATGTTTGTAACCGCCACTGGACTTATTAGGGGAAATTAGATTGCAAGTGTGATGGCGATATGTGGAACGTTACGTCCATGCTAATGACACTAGCATGCTTTGCTAGGCTGGGTGCTAGCTTATATTAGCCACTCAGGGTACGTTTAAGAAACTCTCGCaaagtgttttactttttcgTTGTTGCTGTTTATCCAGGGCTACGTCATGTCTGATAGCGAAGACAGTGACTTCTCGGACAACCAGAGCGACCGCAGCAGCGACGGGGAGGCcgaggaagtggaggagaatGAGGTATGCTAACCGCTAGCTAGATGTGGTAACCGCGCTATTAACGTAAACACAGCGGCTCAGTGAGTCTGCCACTGCCAGGAACTGATCCGGGTCCACTGAAGCCTTTGTAGCCCATTAAAGCTGTATCCCGGAATTTATTTATGACGTGTAAAACTGCACATGTCCGGATTAAATT
This Solea senegalensis isolate Sse05_10M linkage group LG8, IFAPA_SoseM_1, whole genome shotgun sequence DNA region includes the following protein-coding sequences:
- the LOC122773569 gene encoding TP53-regulated inhibitor of apoptosis 1-B-like, which codes for MNSVGESCTDLKRDYDQCFNRWFAEKFLKGDRSEDPCTETFRKYQRCVQKAIKEKDIPVDGVEFMGPNKDKPES